A portion of the Sphingorhabdus pulchriflava genome contains these proteins:
- the yajC gene encoding preprotein translocase subunit YajC — translation MIFAAAAAGAAGGSTGAAFFVQVLPLLLIFVVFYFLLIRPQQKRAKEHAAKIEAVAKNDEVVTGGGLMGKVTKVADDHVEVEIAPNVRVKALKSTLADVKSRTLKAANE, via the coding sequence ATGATATTCGCGGCAGCTGCAGCAGGTGCTGCCGGTGGTTCGACCGGTGCCGCCTTTTTTGTACAGGTACTTCCGCTGCTGCTAATTTTCGTCGTTTTCTACTTCCTGCTCATCCGTCCGCAACAAAAGCGTGCGAAGGAGCATGCGGCGAAAATCGAGGCTGTTGCCAAGAATGACGAAGTGGTGACCGGCGGCGGTCTGATGGGCAAAGTAACCAAGGTTGCCGATGACCATGTCGAAGTCGAAATCGCCCCCAATGTTCGGGTAAAGGCGCTGAAATCGACGCTTGCCGACGTGAAAAGTCGTACGCTGAAAGCGGCAAACGAATAA
- a CDS encoding helix-turn-helix transcriptional regulator, which produces MHVALLTCTEVMRLVGIKSRTTIWRRIQNKTFPEPVDIGAGRIRWRETDIEHWINTLPQRRY; this is translated from the coding sequence ATGCATGTGGCATTGTTAACCTGCACCGAGGTTATGCGTTTAGTTGGCATCAAGAGCAGGACTACTATTTGGCGAAGAATCCAGAACAAGACTTTTCCAGAGCCGGTAGATATTGGTGCTGGGCGAATTCGGTGGAGAGAAACTGATATTGAGCATTGGATTAATACGCTGCCCCAGCGGAGATATTGA
- a CDS encoding tyrosine-type recombinase/integrase → MERLPARVLEEEDVRRVLAHIATSRYPLRNRVIVLLSFKAGLRACEISGLTWPMVLRTDCSVDDQMRIARHIAKYGSARTIPMHPDLRKALSVHHRLLGRPRTGYVICSERKGRMTPRSIVNWFSDVYATLALPGCSSHSGRRTFITRSARAIVKVGGSLRDVQELAGHRALTTTERYIMGDREAQRQLMRLI, encoded by the coding sequence ATGGAACGGTTACCCGCACGGGTGCTGGAAGAAGAAGATGTGCGCCGTGTGTTGGCCCATATTGCCACTTCCCGTTACCCACTGCGGAACCGTGTCATTGTACTTTTGTCGTTCAAAGCTGGTTTACGCGCATGCGAGATTTCAGGCCTGACTTGGCCGATGGTTCTTCGCACCGACTGCAGCGTTGATGATCAAATGCGGATCGCTCGTCACATTGCCAAGTACGGCAGCGCACGAACTATTCCTATGCATCCCGACCTTCGAAAGGCGTTGAGTGTCCATCATCGCTTGTTAGGCAGACCCCGTACAGGCTATGTTATTTGCTCCGAACGCAAAGGACGGATGACTCCACGTAGCATCGTCAATTGGTTTTCGGATGTCTATGCAACCTTAGCTCTGCCTGGTTGCTCGTCGCATAGCGGAAGGCGAACTTTCATTACCCGATCAGCACGCGCCATCGTAAAGGTGGGCGGTTCTTTGCGAGACGTACAAGAGCTTGCAGGTCATCGAGCCCTGACCACCACCGAGCGCTACATTATGGGTGACCGGGAAGCACAGCGACAATTGATGAGGTTAATCTAA
- a CDS encoding DUF3768 domain-containing protein has translation METTRKDSCVQRTERIRELNDAFRTTGKDGLTLITPGIQQLGIYAQLLIVDQIRTFDAFDEANDPYREHDFGSIDFQGQRIFWKIDCYDLDMEMYSPDPTDPEVTARVLTIMLASEY, from the coding sequence ATGGAAACCACCCGAAAGGATAGCTGCGTCCAGCGGACAGAGCGCATACGAGAACTGAATGATGCATTTCGAACCACGGGTAAAGATGGCCTCACTCTCATCACTCCTGGTATCCAGCAGCTTGGCATTTATGCTCAGCTTCTGATCGTCGATCAGATACGCACGTTTGACGCATTCGATGAAGCAAATGATCCGTATCGAGAGCATGATTTTGGCTCCATCGACTTCCAAGGCCAGCGCATCTTTTGGAAAATCGATTGTTACGATCTCGACATGGAGATGTACTCACCCGACCCGACTGACCCAGAAGTAACAGCCCGAGTGCTCACCATCATGCTGGCGAGCGAGTATTAA
- a CDS encoding helix-turn-helix domain-containing protein: protein MEIRKIFAQNLKRERLARGLSQEELAHLADIDRTYVSSLERSVYNPTIDVVDRLAKVLGMTAAQLLSPTNAQR, encoded by the coding sequence ATGGAAATCAGAAAAATCTTCGCTCAAAATTTGAAGAGGGAGCGATTGGCGAGAGGCTTGTCGCAAGAAGAACTTGCTCATCTTGCAGATATTGATCGAACTTATGTCAGCTCGCTCGAGCGCAGCGTTTACAACCCCACCATTGATGTTGTTGACAGATTGGCCAAAGTGTTGGGCATGACGGCTGCTCAATTGTTGAGCCCAACAAACGCACAGCGCTGA
- a CDS encoding lysozyme inhibitor LprI family protein, producing the protein MSFKLTSMSLPVLLSYETAVASASPPAAIKYSRSYDACIAQAEGSDPAMSECLLDELDIQDAKLNQTYKLVMRRLTQPKKIELRNLQRAWIVKRDRQCERAAAPEQGGTLYLILYRSCLVDETLERTRFLENY; encoded by the coding sequence ATGTCATTTAAACTAACAAGCATGAGCTTGCCGGTTCTACTTTCATACGAAACAGCAGTTGCAAGTGCCTCACCACCAGCTGCGATAAAATACTCCAGATCCTACGATGCTTGCATTGCTCAAGCTGAGGGCAGTGATCCAGCAATGTCCGAGTGTTTGCTCGACGAGCTCGATATACAGGATGCAAAGCTCAACCAGACCTACAAATTGGTGATGCGTCGATTGACGCAGCCCAAAAAGATCGAGCTTCGCAATTTACAGCGCGCTTGGATCGTTAAACGCGACCGGCAATGTGAGCGAGCTGCAGCTCCGGAACAAGGCGGCACACTGTATCTGATACTATATCGAAGCTGCCTTGTTGACGAAACCTTAGAGCGCACGCGCTTCCTCGAAAACTACTGA